A window from Cotesia glomerata isolate CgM1 unplaced genomic scaffold, MPM_Cglom_v2.3 scaffold_1271, whole genome shotgun sequence encodes these proteins:
- the LOC123273736 gene encoding tyrosine-protein phosphatase non-receptor type 9-like, producing MSTKFGELSAIDFLLFMDNVYLLDLIRLEYDIIEQNRKISEVSDDEPDNKGCRQLLHRFLCCMKRYPRADFIDGYDVYDGQQRYICISDPKAENYDKFWELAWCHEVNTIVKISQRREEDSCHYWSSREKSEIEFGGFRIKTLMVIKRPCFTSTLLLLSDQKNRKREIWHYHYTASPTDNNPDDPFSFLFFVCSLNDMYTISKKKQSAEWKPGAVLVHCNDGSSFSAVYCILDICVTQFKYTGTLSVANAFQKIRQRQHNCLNYSADDHHFCYQAIHMLVLGKLKLSQKYLDEMELTQ from the coding sequence ATGAGTACCAAATTCGGAGAGCTATCTGCCATTGACTTCTTACTTTTTATGGACAATGTATACTTGTTGGACCTTATCCGTCTAGAATACGACATCATTGAACAGAACCGGAAAATTTCCGAGGTGTCTGATGATGAGCCTGACAACAAAGGGTGCCGACAGCTGTTACACCGATTTCTCTGCTGCATGAAAAGGTACCCCAGAGCCGATTTTATAGACGGTTATGACGTGTACGACGGACAGCAAAGGTATATTTGTATAAGCGACCCAAAAGCAGAAAACTACGATAAATTTTGGGAATTAGCCTGGTGCCATGAAGTTAATACCATCGTGAAGATATCTCAAAGAAGAGAGGAAGACAGCTGTCATTATTGGAGTTCCAGAGAAAAAAGTGAGATAGAGTTTGGAGGTTTTAGAATTAAAACTTTGATGGTCATCAAGAGACCCTGTTTCACTTCAACATTGTTACTCTTGTCTGACCAAAAGAACCGCAAACGTGAGATTTGGCACTATCATTACACTGCATCGCCAACTGATAACAATCCAGATGATCCGTTTTCATTTTTGTTCTTTGTGTGCAGTCTGAACGACATGTACACTATTTCTAAGAAGAAACAATCAGCTGAATGGAAGCCCGGAGCTGTTCTCGTTCATTGCAACGATGGTAGCAGTTTTTCGGCGGTGTATTGTATCCTCGATATTTGTGTTACCCAATTCAAATACACAGGTACGCTTTCAGTGGCAAATGCTTTTCAGAAAATAAGACAGCGGCAGCACAACTGCTTGAATTATAGCGCAGATGACCATCATTTCTGCTATCAAGCTATTCATATGTTGGTGTTAGGGAAATTGAAACTCAGCCAAAAATATCTAGATGAAATG